The Amycolatopsis sp. DG1A-15b genome window below encodes:
- a CDS encoding AMP-binding protein, producing the protein MTTAPVTRFSTSGTTGAPVGWLRTEAQLVAETELLARLLDADPAVRVDAVFTHAPPAHLYGHLTGVRLPEVLGVPVRQVPQTAAFDVGAARHPLLVLLPASFAVLERSSHAFAHCARVTMVFSSAAIPEAAGAVRAALGPRARLVELFGSTETGLVATREHGGSPEWTLAPDVRFADALLAAGEGRLTVSSPRLAAREGEPPPGEHRLDDLVRVTGPATFRWEGRDGRLLKVNGRRLDVDRLLSELAGAAPGHVLRCCPERDDVRGEWFTVTVEPTETAAAGAGVPATLAAAVEALPAWQRPRALIPVARNS; encoded by the coding sequence GTGACCACCGCCCCGGTCACGCGGTTCAGCACCTCGGGCACCACGGGCGCCCCGGTCGGCTGGCTGCGCACGGAGGCCCAGCTGGTGGCCGAGACCGAGCTGCTGGCCCGGCTGCTCGACGCCGATCCGGCCGTGCGGGTCGACGCCGTGTTCACCCACGCCCCGCCCGCGCACCTGTACGGGCACCTGACGGGGGTGCGGCTCCCGGAAGTCCTGGGCGTGCCGGTGCGGCAGGTGCCGCAGACCGCCGCGTTCGACGTCGGTGCCGCGCGGCACCCGCTGCTGGTGCTGCTGCCGGCGTCGTTCGCGGTGCTGGAACGCTCGTCGCACGCGTTCGCGCACTGTGCCCGGGTCACGATGGTGTTCAGCAGCGCCGCGATCCCCGAGGCGGCCGGAGCGGTGCGGGCCGCGCTCGGGCCGCGGGCGCGGCTGGTGGAGCTGTTCGGCTCCACCGAAACCGGCCTGGTCGCCACCCGCGAACACGGCGGGAGCCCTGAGTGGACACTCGCGCCCGACGTCCGTTTCGCCGACGCCCTGCTGGCCGCGGGCGAGGGCCGGCTGACCGTGTCGAGCCCGCGCCTGGCCGCGCGCGAAGGCGAACCGCCGCCCGGTGAGCACCGGCTGGACGACCTGGTGCGCGTCACCGGCCCGGCGACGTTCCGCTGGGAGGGCCGGGACGGGCGGCTGCTGAAGGTCAACGGCCGCCGGCTGGACGTCGACCGGCTGCTGAGCGAGCTGGCCGGGGCCGCGCCCGGCCACGTCCTGCGGTGCTGTCCCGAACGCGACGACGTCCGCGGCGAGTGGTTCACCGTCACCGTCGAACCGACCGAAACCGCCGCGGCCGGGGCGGGCGTGCCGGCCACGCTCGCGGCCGCCGTCGAAGCGCTGCCGGCCTGGCAGCGGCCCCGAGCCCTGATCCCGGTAGCGAGGAACTCATGA
- a CDS encoding acyl carrier protein, giving the protein MTTEEIREGVRTALAGVLGVELDAAQDDTPLADIAPEKYDSLGVLDCVAKLEQVFGISVDLVEDHLLTTFRSVGSITALIERKRHDAEVLGVFS; this is encoded by the coding sequence ATGACCACCGAAGAAATCCGTGAAGGCGTGCGCACGGCGTTGGCGGGCGTGCTCGGCGTCGAGCTGGACGCGGCGCAGGACGACACGCCGCTGGCCGACATCGCGCCGGAGAAGTACGACAGCCTCGGCGTGCTCGACTGCGTCGCGAAGCTGGAACAGGTCTTCGGCATCTCGGTCGACCTGGTCGAGGACCATCTGCTCACGACCTTCCGCAGCGTCGGCTCGATCACCGCGCTGATCGAGCGCAAGCGCCACGACGCCGAAGTGCTGGGGGTGTTCTCGTGA
- a CDS encoding prenyltransferase/squalene oxidase repeat-containing protein, giving the protein MTATVPEPALADGGLRQGDADLWCTYAAVRTLRWLGRSPAGREGIAAFVRSRRNTDGGHAWQRGLASDGWATYYCTQALLDLGEAVDEPARVAEWVHGTRAAEGGFAMTAGQPPDVWATYYATRTLAEATGSAVPEAAGLAGWLAALQRPDGGLNWQPGSSPSDARACYYGVHAWRATTDAAFPWQTGRLVAWLRAQQTPGGGFRFAPGSDACLWATFRAVRALRVLGAEPADRAGVIAWIQDRRLPTGGYERWPGYGRSDVWACFSAVGALTALGHAISGAEADSIAGAIARCRLPGSGYTYRSPDAAGDSLATAAGLFASVLAGAPAPGLARWLRDAQLPFEDGVMYMPGRGAEVRCTQWAFEALRASGQQLDEPRLCRWIEHLQNPDGGFGYWLGRGSDLVSTTAAVELADRLTGGHPATILDAARVVAFVTLCRDGGLARPTPAGTATASATAQAARVLHLLGARPAAADLHAGLAAYARSIGGYAGTARGLPELTSTYQVVLADQCLGRDSDRDCVARFLARVDLGDGHYSWSPLSRTPAGPLADCLGGLLRAWLTDPAALLPPLNL; this is encoded by the coding sequence ATGACCGCGACCGTGCCGGAACCGGCGCTGGCCGACGGCGGCCTGCGCCAGGGCGACGCCGACCTGTGGTGCACCTACGCGGCGGTCCGCACGCTGCGCTGGCTCGGTCGCAGCCCGGCCGGGCGCGAGGGCATCGCCGCCTTCGTCCGCTCGCGCCGCAACACCGACGGTGGACACGCCTGGCAGCGCGGTCTCGCGTCGGACGGCTGGGCCACCTACTACTGCACGCAGGCCCTGCTGGATCTGGGCGAAGCGGTCGACGAGCCCGCCCGCGTGGCCGAGTGGGTGCACGGCACGCGCGCCGCCGAGGGCGGCTTCGCGATGACCGCCGGCCAGCCGCCGGACGTGTGGGCCACCTACTACGCGACCCGGACGCTCGCCGAAGCCACCGGTTCCGCCGTCCCGGAGGCGGCGGGGCTCGCCGGCTGGCTCGCCGCGTTGCAGCGTCCCGACGGCGGCCTGAACTGGCAGCCCGGTTCGAGCCCGTCGGACGCCCGCGCCTGCTACTACGGCGTCCACGCCTGGCGGGCCACGACGGACGCCGCGTTCCCGTGGCAGACCGGCCGGCTCGTGGCGTGGCTGCGCGCGCAGCAGACGCCCGGGGGCGGCTTCCGCTTCGCCCCCGGCTCGGACGCCTGCCTGTGGGCGACCTTCCGGGCGGTCCGCGCCCTGCGGGTCCTCGGCGCGGAACCGGCGGACCGGGCCGGGGTGATCGCCTGGATCCAGGACCGGCGCCTGCCCACCGGCGGCTACGAGCGCTGGCCCGGCTACGGCCGCTCGGACGTCTGGGCGTGCTTCTCGGCGGTCGGCGCGCTGACCGCGCTCGGCCACGCCATCTCCGGGGCGGAGGCGGATTCGATCGCCGGCGCGATCGCGCGGTGCCGGCTGCCGGGCAGCGGGTACACCTACCGCAGCCCGGACGCCGCCGGGGACAGCCTCGCCACCGCGGCAGGCCTGTTCGCGTCGGTGCTGGCCGGGGCCCCCGCGCCCGGCCTGGCCCGCTGGCTGCGGGACGCGCAGCTGCCGTTCGAGGACGGCGTGATGTACATGCCGGGCCGGGGCGCGGAAGTCCGCTGCACGCAGTGGGCGTTCGAGGCGCTGCGGGCGAGCGGGCAGCAGCTGGACGAGCCCCGGCTGTGCCGCTGGATCGAACACCTGCAGAACCCCGACGGCGGCTTCGGCTACTGGCTGGGCCGCGGATCGGATCTGGTGTCGACCACCGCCGCGGTCGAGCTGGCCGACCGCCTCACCGGCGGGCACCCCGCCACCATCCTCGACGCCGCCCGCGTGGTGGCGTTCGTGACGCTCTGCCGCGACGGCGGCCTGGCCCGGCCGACCCCGGCCGGCACGGCCACCGCGAGCGCGACCGCGCAGGCCGCCCGGGTGCTGCACCTGCTCGGTGCGCGCCCGGCCGCGGCCGATCTGCACGCGGGCCTGGCCGCCTACGCCCGGTCGATCGGCGGCTACGCCGGCACCGCCCGCGGGCTGCCCGAACTGACCAGCACCTACCAGGTGGTGCTGGCCGACCAGTGCCTCGGCCGGGACTCCGACCGTGACTGCGTCGCCCGCTTCCTGGCCCGGGTGGACCTCGGCGACGGCCACTACTCGTGGAGCCCGCTCTCCCGCACCCCGGCCGGGCCGCTCGCCGACTGCCTCGGGGGGCTGCTGCGGGCCTGGCTGACCGATCCCGCGGCCCTGCTGCCGCCGCTCAACCTCTGA
- a CDS encoding phenylacetate--CoA ligase family protein — translation MWLNRLSAVQAFQVAHAQRELLEGCAYDPLVVRGIQRAKLAALWERADRVPRYAADPAIRDRRFEDVGVLEKDELKADPTGFLATGVKGPIGYYESSGSSGRATPTPRTAEDTITNVIGVGSLWRTVLTGEPDRVAALLPSDVAPVGDFVAAVAEYLGHTFLRCYPFATGICDFDRLDRLFRGYRPTVVFGAPGVLTQWTRVLKTTGALADVTAGVRAVMLLGEVSLPGQRAKLAADWSAKVFDASYGSTETGTIAATCGDGGLHLLESGHLVELRRGDKLVPAAPGESGELVTTTLNNHARPLLRFATGDAADILPDLCRCGLGLPLLRVHGRRAEQVTVGGVQLDEHGVGALVYDDPRLTGYLIQLDAHGGARLVVEKDVDVTGPDGELTEQVSRRFADAGITWTDVVAVSQLPPVSKAGGSQKNWKRTNVVRAR, via the coding sequence ATGTGGTTGAACAGGCTGTCCGCGGTCCAGGCGTTCCAGGTCGCGCACGCCCAGCGGGAGCTGCTGGAGGGCTGCGCCTACGACCCGCTGGTGGTGCGCGGGATCCAGCGGGCGAAGCTGGCCGCGCTGTGGGAACGCGCGGACCGGGTGCCGCGCTACGCGGCCGATCCCGCGATCCGGGACCGGCGTTTCGAAGACGTCGGCGTGCTGGAAAAGGACGAGCTGAAAGCCGATCCCACCGGCTTCCTGGCGACCGGGGTCAAGGGGCCGATCGGGTATTACGAAAGTTCCGGTTCCTCCGGACGGGCCACGCCGACCCCGCGGACGGCCGAAGACACGATCACGAACGTGATCGGGGTGGGCAGCCTGTGGCGGACCGTGCTGACCGGTGAGCCGGACCGCGTCGCCGCGCTGCTGCCCTCGGACGTCGCCCCGGTCGGCGACTTCGTCGCCGCGGTCGCCGAGTACCTGGGGCACACGTTCCTGCGCTGCTACCCGTTCGCCACCGGCATCTGCGACTTCGACCGGCTGGACCGGCTCTTCCGCGGCTATCGCCCGACCGTCGTGTTCGGCGCGCCGGGCGTGCTCACCCAGTGGACGCGCGTGCTGAAGACCACCGGGGCGCTCGCCGACGTCACCGCCGGCGTCCGGGCGGTCATGCTGCTCGGCGAGGTTTCCCTGCCCGGCCAGCGGGCGAAGCTGGCCGCGGACTGGTCGGCGAAGGTGTTCGACGCCTCCTACGGCAGCACCGAGACCGGCACGATCGCGGCCACCTGCGGCGACGGGGGGCTGCACCTGCTCGAATCCGGGCACCTGGTCGAGCTGCGGCGGGGGGACAAGCTGGTGCCGGCCGCGCCCGGCGAGTCCGGAGAACTGGTCACCACGACGCTCAACAACCACGCCCGCCCCCTGCTGCGCTTCGCGACCGGTGACGCGGCCGACATCCTCCCCGACCTCTGCCGCTGCGGGCTGGGCCTGCCCCTGCTGCGGGTGCACGGCCGCCGCGCCGAGCAGGTCACCGTCGGCGGCGTGCAGCTCGACGAACACGGCGTCGGCGCGCTGGTCTACGACGACCCGCGGCTCACCGGCTACCTCATCCAGCTCGACGCCCACGGCGGAGCCCGGCTGGTGGTGGAAAAGGACGTCGACGTCACCGGGCCGGACGGTGAACTGACCGAGCAGGTCAGCCGCCGCTTCGCCGACGCGGGCATCACCTGGACCGACGTCGTCGCGGTGAGCCAGCTGCCCCCCGTGAGCAAGGCCGGTGGCAGCCAGAAGAACTGGAAGCGCACGAACGTGGTGCGCGCCCGATGA
- a CDS encoding LuxR family transcriptional regulator → MLIGRQAELAGLARYFSSAKASEGAMVVLAGEPGIGKTSIAEAAAEHARAAGMVTLRGRAGSTGPAIPFRPLAEALLSLARTERIPDDETLTPYLPALGRLVPDWARPEPRETSLIVLAEAILRLTSWSGRDRGCLLVIDDLHWADRETLTVLDYLASNLRDQPVLVLATVRLGASPAAELVKTLAQRGDAVHLELERLDRAGTTELVASILGCSPDEVGEPVAKHLYAQSRGNPFAAAELTRCALSTKDLVRRPSGWWLVGGTRRQVPLSIVQAVEQRALQLGPDGMRLLSVAAIIGRTFPLPVVQRCVGLDDRTLLTHVRAAIAERLLTGGDGTPGWYSFEHPLTEEALLSLTTAADRVALSSRVAQAIAELYPGLPGTWCHLAADLHRRAGDLPEAARLYLETARRALHAGGQATAIAVLDDALGMLAAGPGEPAWRELRWELLETLLTALAEDGQFDRAAEVAAELRLGNPLWDTGHQVRQHVRMAWAAQVAGRWEDGVRQVAVARSLLPPDAPESDTAVIDVVDAHITACRTGADADHVSRSEALARRAIRGVAPGDDPETACKAWFAIGFSTRSRSLAESNEGYRRTLALGTEHQLMTWRNHGLIGLGGNTWLADGEGTALEYAYRETLRSGCITLATNVHANLAYAAVLRADFEEADRILTASLAECGRLRLQSVIRYALMLRAVAAAHRGRRQEMRTALREFRAAGGETSREAPLAKGLAELFCALLTEDREGARALAAELMADYGGMETYFHFSGTYGLVPLLGAVDGTGDPAEVEQAAASQVGQMRWNRQFLAFARAVHHGRAGRVEAAAEAVDAAVADSAVFPTARHLGLRLVAESALADGWGEPGRWLTEAENHFHGSIDVLAGACRSLLRQTGRPVRYHGSGTERIPPKLRGLGVTRREFEVLQLMPERLGNRALSQRMHISVRTVEKHVASLLAKLQAADRTTLCEYATTVLADSTPG, encoded by the coding sequence ATGCTCATCGGACGGCAGGCGGAACTGGCCGGCCTGGCCCGGTACTTCAGCTCGGCGAAGGCGTCCGAGGGAGCGATGGTGGTGCTCGCCGGCGAGCCCGGCATCGGCAAGACGTCGATCGCGGAAGCGGCCGCCGAACACGCGCGGGCGGCGGGCATGGTGACCCTGCGGGGGCGCGCCGGTTCGACCGGTCCGGCGATCCCGTTCCGCCCGTTGGCCGAAGCGCTGCTTTCCCTGGCCCGCACCGAACGCATCCCGGACGACGAGACGCTGACGCCGTACCTGCCCGCGCTGGGCCGGCTGGTGCCGGACTGGGCCCGGCCGGAACCGCGGGAGACGTCGCTGATCGTGCTGGCCGAGGCGATCCTGCGGCTGACGTCGTGGTCCGGCCGCGACCGCGGCTGCCTGCTGGTGATCGACGACCTGCACTGGGCGGACCGGGAAACCCTGACCGTGCTGGACTACCTGGCGTCCAACCTGCGGGACCAGCCGGTGCTGGTGCTGGCCACCGTGCGCCTCGGCGCGTCCCCGGCCGCCGAGCTGGTGAAGACACTGGCCCAGCGCGGCGACGCGGTCCACCTGGAACTGGAACGCCTCGACCGCGCCGGGACCACCGAACTGGTGGCCTCGATCCTCGGCTGTTCGCCGGACGAGGTCGGCGAGCCGGTGGCCAAGCACCTCTACGCACAGAGCCGGGGAAACCCGTTCGCCGCCGCCGAACTCACCCGCTGCGCGTTGTCCACAAAGGATCTCGTCCGCCGTCCTTCGGGCTGGTGGCTGGTCGGCGGGACGCGAAGACAGGTGCCGCTCAGCATCGTCCAGGCGGTCGAGCAACGCGCCCTGCAGCTCGGCCCGGACGGCATGCGGCTGCTCTCGGTGGCCGCGATCATCGGCCGGACCTTCCCGCTCCCGGTGGTGCAGCGCTGCGTCGGGCTCGACGACCGCACGCTGCTCACGCACGTCCGCGCGGCGATCGCCGAACGCCTGCTCACCGGCGGCGACGGCACCCCCGGCTGGTACTCCTTCGAACACCCGCTCACCGAAGAAGCCCTGCTGTCACTGACCACCGCAGCCGACCGCGTCGCGCTGTCGAGCCGCGTGGCGCAGGCGATCGCGGAGCTGTACCCGGGGTTGCCCGGTACCTGGTGTCACCTGGCCGCCGACCTGCACCGGCGTGCCGGCGACCTGCCCGAGGCGGCCCGGCTCTACCTGGAAACCGCCCGCCGCGCCCTGCACGCCGGCGGCCAGGCCACCGCCATCGCCGTGCTCGACGACGCCCTCGGCATGCTGGCCGCCGGCCCCGGCGAACCGGCGTGGCGCGAGCTGCGCTGGGAGCTGCTCGAAACGCTGCTGACCGCCCTGGCCGAGGACGGCCAGTTCGACCGCGCCGCGGAGGTCGCGGCCGAGCTGCGGCTGGGAAATCCGTTGTGGGACACCGGGCACCAGGTCCGCCAGCACGTCCGGATGGCGTGGGCGGCGCAGGTCGCGGGCCGCTGGGAAGACGGCGTCCGCCAAGTCGCCGTCGCCCGCTCGCTCCTGCCGCCCGACGCGCCGGAATCCGACACGGCGGTGATCGACGTCGTCGACGCCCACATCACGGCGTGCCGCACCGGAGCGGACGCCGACCACGTCAGCCGCAGCGAAGCGCTGGCCCGGCGGGCAATCCGCGGCGTCGCCCCGGGCGACGACCCCGAGACCGCGTGCAAGGCCTGGTTCGCGATCGGGTTCAGCACCCGCAGCCGCTCGCTGGCCGAGTCCAACGAGGGCTACCGGCGCACGCTCGCGCTGGGCACCGAGCACCAGCTGATGACCTGGCGCAACCACGGCCTGATCGGGCTCGGCGGCAACACCTGGCTGGCCGACGGCGAAGGCACCGCCCTCGAATACGCCTACCGCGAAACCCTGCGCTCGGGGTGCATCACCCTGGCCACCAACGTGCACGCCAACCTCGCCTACGCCGCCGTGCTGCGCGCGGACTTCGAGGAGGCGGACCGGATCCTCACCGCGAGCCTGGCCGAGTGCGGGCGGCTGCGGCTGCAGTCGGTGATCCGCTACGCCCTGATGCTGCGGGCGGTCGCGGCCGCCCATCGCGGACGCCGTCAGGAAATGCGCACCGCACTCCGGGAATTCCGGGCCGCGGGCGGGGAAACGTCGCGTGAAGCGCCGCTGGCGAAAGGCCTCGCCGAGCTCTTCTGCGCACTGCTGACCGAAGATCGCGAAGGCGCGCGGGCGCTGGCCGCCGAGCTGATGGCCGACTACGGCGGCATGGAAACGTACTTCCACTTCTCCGGCACCTACGGGCTGGTCCCCCTGCTCGGCGCGGTGGACGGCACCGGCGATCCGGCCGAAGTGGAGCAGGCCGCCGCCTCACAGGTCGGGCAGATGCGCTGGAACCGCCAGTTCCTGGCGTTCGCCCGCGCGGTGCACCACGGCCGGGCCGGGCGCGTGGAAGCGGCGGCGGAGGCGGTGGACGCGGCCGTCGCCGATTCGGCGGTCTTCCCCACCGCCCGCCACCTGGGGCTGCGGCTGGTCGCCGAGAGCGCGCTCGCCGACGGCTGGGGCGAACCGGGTCGCTGGCTGACCGAGGCGGAGAACCACTTCCACGGCAGCATCGACGTCCTCGCCGGGGCCTGCCGGTCCCTGCTGCGCCAGACCGGCCGCCCGGTGCGTTACCACGGCTCGGGCACCGAGCGCATCCCGCCGAAGCTGCGCGGCCTGGGCGTCACCCGGCGCGAGTTCGAGGTACTGCAGCTGATGCCGGAGCGGCTGGGCAACCGCGCGCTGTCGCAGCGGATGCACATCTCCGTGCGCACGGTGGAAAAGCACGTGGCCAGCCTGCTGGCGAAACTCCAGGCGGCGGACCGGACGACGCTGTGCGAGTACGCCACCACCGTGCTGGCCGACTCCACACCCGGCTGA
- a CDS encoding type 2 lanthipeptide synthetase LanM family protein translates to MSRVRSSTPAAHSPGAGARCFRPVVRPLVEAAARRLGDAPAVVVRGFEDWLGDRLCSFAARTLVARLRADREGLAGEDARARFADFVARVSFADVLAEHPGLDALLTAVTHNAVGAATELLTRLDDDRDALAGPAGGDTGVLTSVVFGRGDAHGHGRTVCELGFASGARVIYRPRPAGLHARWNELLADLAPILGALAPGRAEVLERPGYAWVEYISARPAGDVGRYYRRLGAQLALLHVLGATDIHAENVVAAGEHPVVVDVETLFQPRWTPHTDGGHDPALTAVETSVLNTFVLPRPVFGPHGRLDLSAFGARPGWFPYDLPGWAGAGTDRMRLVRGPAPYTAGHHRPGPDVDPAARGGDLVDGFRAGYRRLAAHRDVLARGLDRFAGTGLRIIPRASEWYADLLRESTEPAFLREIDGRQQAFAALGEVTAYPYLGRFAEASRADLAEGDIPFFVADVDGRDVRTTTGTLLPDVLETDGLTAARARIDRLGERDLRAQLWFARAAIATLTPPGAHTTPPGHTAGVESPDPARLLDLAVSVGDDLIGRGCTDAVRLNWPSLEPAEDGGWCVRQLGASLGDGYCGVALFLAELGRLSGHDRFLDAAARAVRPLPGLIALLDAHPALAAGVGPGAFSGLGGLAYTVGRLAGLLDDRAFAGLVPAALRAAAVAARATELADVGDGIAGTLLAASAATHAGPARADAAALVAELADRLENSAPLPTAGFRFGRAGVVHALRLAGRVPPAGGDGVDGLGWCTGLAGLVLAGADPGSRVVARFRAALRERVPSADHSPCHGELGVLDAARLIGEPVRLPRGALACGTPGAVPTPGLLHGLAGIGHGLLRLGFAGRVPAISLLAPETPSGVSPEPDSALVPR, encoded by the coding sequence ATGTCGCGAGTGCGGTCCTCAACGCCCGCCGCGCACTCGCCGGGTGCGGGTGCCCGGTGCTTCCGGCCTGTGGTGCGGCCGCTCGTCGAGGCCGCGGCCCGGCGGCTCGGTGACGCCCCGGCCGTGGTCGTGCGGGGCTTCGAGGACTGGCTCGGCGATCGCCTGTGCTCCTTCGCCGCCCGGACGCTCGTCGCCCGGCTGCGGGCCGATCGCGAGGGACTCGCCGGTGAAGACGCCCGCGCGAGGTTCGCGGACTTCGTCGCGCGGGTGTCGTTCGCGGACGTCCTGGCCGAACACCCGGGCCTGGACGCGTTGCTGACGGCCGTCACGCACAACGCCGTCGGCGCCGCGACCGAGCTGCTCACCCGGCTGGACGACGACCGTGATGCGCTGGCGGGGCCGGCCGGCGGGGACACCGGGGTGCTCACGTCGGTCGTCTTCGGCCGGGGTGACGCTCACGGCCACGGCCGGACGGTGTGCGAGCTCGGCTTCGCCTCGGGGGCCCGCGTGATCTACCGGCCGCGGCCGGCCGGGCTGCACGCGCGGTGGAACGAGCTGCTCGCCGACCTCGCCCCGATCCTCGGTGCCCTCGCGCCGGGGCGGGCGGAGGTGCTGGAGCGGCCCGGGTACGCCTGGGTCGAGTACATCAGCGCGCGGCCCGCCGGGGACGTCGGCCGGTACTACCGCCGCCTCGGGGCTCAGCTGGCCCTGCTGCACGTGCTCGGCGCGACGGACATCCACGCGGAGAACGTCGTGGCCGCGGGGGAGCACCCCGTGGTCGTCGACGTCGAAACGCTCTTCCAGCCGCGGTGGACGCCGCACACCGACGGCGGGCACGATCCCGCGCTGACGGCCGTGGAGACGTCGGTGCTGAACACGTTCGTCCTGCCGCGCCCGGTGTTCGGGCCGCACGGACGGCTCGACCTGTCCGCCTTCGGTGCCCGGCCCGGGTGGTTCCCGTACGACCTGCCCGGCTGGGCCGGCGCCGGCACCGACCGGATGCGCCTGGTCCGGGGGCCCGCGCCGTACACCGCCGGGCACCACCGGCCGGGACCGGACGTCGATCCGGCGGCCCGCGGCGGTGACCTCGTCGACGGCTTCCGGGCCGGGTACCGGCGGCTCGCCGCGCACCGCGACGTCCTGGCCCGGGGGCTCGACCGGTTCGCCGGGACGGGGCTGCGGATCATCCCGCGGGCCAGCGAGTGGTACGCCGATCTGCTGCGCGAGTCCACCGAACCCGCGTTCCTGCGCGAGATCGACGGCCGGCAGCAGGCCTTCGCCGCGCTCGGCGAGGTCACCGCGTACCCGTACCTCGGCCGCTTCGCCGAGGCGTCCCGGGCCGACCTGGCGGAGGGCGACATCCCGTTCTTCGTCGCGGACGTCGACGGCCGCGACGTCCGGACGACCACCGGCACGCTGCTGCCGGACGTCCTGGAGACCGACGGCCTCACCGCGGCGCGGGCCCGGATCGACCGGCTGGGGGAGCGGGACCTGCGCGCCCAGCTGTGGTTCGCGCGCGCCGCGATCGCCACGCTGACGCCGCCCGGCGCGCACACGACGCCGCCCGGCCACACGGCCGGCGTCGAAAGCCCCGATCCGGCGCGGCTGCTCGACCTGGCCGTCTCGGTCGGCGACGACCTGATCGGCCGCGGCTGCACCGACGCCGTGCGGCTCAACTGGCCGTCGCTCGAACCGGCCGAAGACGGCGGCTGGTGCGTGCGCCAGCTCGGCGCGTCGCTGGGCGACGGCTACTGCGGGGTGGCCCTCTTCCTCGCCGAGCTGGGCCGGCTCAGCGGGCACGACCGGTTCCTCGACGCCGCGGCCCGCGCGGTCCGGCCGTTGCCGGGCCTGATCGCGCTGCTCGACGCGCATCCCGCACTCGCGGCCGGCGTCGGACCCGGCGCGTTCAGCGGGCTCGGCGGTCTCGCCTACACCGTCGGTCGGCTGGCCGGGCTGCTCGACGACCGCGCGTTCGCCGGGCTGGTTCCCGCGGCCCTGCGGGCGGCCGCGGTGGCGGCCCGGGCGACCGAGCTGGCGGACGTCGGCGACGGCATCGCAGGCACCCTGCTCGCCGCGTCGGCGGCCACGCACGCCGGTCCGGCCCGGGCGGACGCGGCCGCGCTCGTGGCGGAACTGGCCGACCGGCTCGAAAACAGCGCACCGCTGCCCACGGCGGGATTCCGGTTCGGCCGCGCCGGGGTCGTCCACGCACTGCGGCTGGCCGGGCGCGTGCCGCCCGCGGGCGGCGACGGGGTGGACGGCCTCGGCTGGTGCACGGGTCTGGCCGGGCTGGTGCTCGCCGGCGCCGATCCGGGTTCCCGGGTGGTCGCCCGCTTCCGGGCGGCGCTGCGGGAGCGGGTGCCGTCGGCCGACCATTCGCCGTGCCACGGCGAACTCGGCGTGCTCGACGCGGCCCGGCTCATCGGTGAGCCGGTCCGGCTGCCGCGGGGCGCGCTCGCGTGCGGCACCCCGGGCGCGGTGCCCACGCCGGGTCTGCTGCACGGTCTCGCCGGGATCGGCCACGGCCTGCTGCGGCTCGGATTCGCCGGCCGGGTTCCGGCGATTTCCCTGCTGGCCCCGGAAACGCCATCCGGTGTATCACCGGAACCCGATTCTGCTCTTGTACCACGGTAG
- a CDS encoding SAM-dependent methyltransferase: protein MAEESLPGVDLEHPSVARVYDWYLGGTANWAIDREFGKKVLATFPAGMYCARANRAFLHRAVRHLVARGVRQFVDIGSGVPTMGNVHQVADEVAPDSRVVYIDYEPVAVAHSRILLEQHGDPARHAVIHGDLRDPEGVWDAVARTGVVDLDEPLALLVTAVLHVQQTGPDGRDVGPEAIAQYRDLLPGGSYLVLSQITHEGLPEEIAAQLHAIIRMYDDDVSKHVLRSKAEFGALFGDFALLEPGVTWTASWHPEDSGPDTPVIDFADPSESVMLAGVGHKP, encoded by the coding sequence ATGGCGGAGGAGTCTTTACCGGGGGTGGACCTGGAGCACCCCAGCGTGGCTCGGGTGTACGACTGGTATCTCGGCGGCACGGCCAACTGGGCGATCGATCGTGAGTTCGGCAAGAAGGTCCTGGCGACGTTTCCGGCCGGGATGTATTGCGCCCGGGCCAACCGGGCCTTTCTGCATCGCGCTGTGCGGCACTTGGTGGCCCGGGGCGTGCGGCAGTTCGTCGACATCGGCTCCGGTGTTCCGACGATGGGCAACGTGCACCAGGTCGCCGACGAGGTCGCACCGGACTCCCGGGTCGTCTACATCGACTACGAACCCGTTGCGGTCGCGCACTCCCGGATCTTGCTGGAGCAGCACGGCGATCCCGCCCGCCACGCGGTGATCCACGGCGATCTGCGTGATCCCGAAGGAGTCTGGGACGCTGTGGCCCGGACCGGCGTGGTCGACCTCGACGAGCCGCTGGCCCTGCTGGTCACCGCGGTGCTGCACGTTCAGCAGACCGGCCCCGACGGCCGGGATGTGGGTCCGGAAGCCATCGCGCAGTACCGAGATCTGCTGCCGGGAGGCTCGTACCTGGTGCTGTCCCAGATCACCCACGAGGGACTGCCCGAGGAGATCGCCGCCCAGCTGCACGCGATCATCCGGATGTACGACGACGACGTCAGCAAACACGTGTTGCGGTCGAAGGCGGAGTTCGGTGCGCTGTTCGGCGACTTCGCACTGCTCGAGCCCGGTGTCACGTGGACGGCGTCCTGGCACCCCGAGGACAGTGGCCCCGACACACCCGTGATCGACTTCGCGGACCCCAGCGAGTCCGTGATGCTGGCCGGAGTCGGCCACAAACCCTGA